One Mytilus trossulus isolate FHL-02 chromosome 5, PNRI_Mtr1.1.1.hap1, whole genome shotgun sequence DNA segment encodes these proteins:
- the LOC134718335 gene encoding uncharacterized protein LOC134718335: protein MTFAKHASTSSSQETTSYFETESCCKTDSQGTEASVIRIDRLGKFNEFLETCDISPVKCLTESLEKSSERTKRRYLSKANTCITALLNTICPDGSEFIKHSLFGEQENDKNKTTSSLLDAIVSSYMVANTSTLRRQLLSIATNDYSFAEVSASIPGLSHYKFYSAKKHAQNIGLGVPAQTSKIPRSKINDGQLDHFLDFITSNHLIKDLPIGEKTLQLATGELIQTPNVIRSIAPATIIRQYTQLCEDENIQPLGTSTMYKILTDCSASVRQSMEGLGYYISEGSRAFTDLTETVEQLDLTLDEKKKTLDNLVVAKHYLKTDYKLHVNTSSSIADHCCSYALSEEKGPFCQQCDNHSHTDECQRCSFVDETLSFISKSAFERHWDNPEAVLFKVEKAIADIYEWKSHILRSKNQEKARQAVVNCLGENEAFMVADWAMKFSPRKFRKGKTDWFGKRGINWHITVTMLKSEGSVKFLTHVHIFEQPTPQDAATTGAILVDVVQNICQKGQDMVR from the exons atgact tttgCTAAACATGCTTCCACATCATCAAGTCAGGAAACAACcagttattttgaaactgaaagTTGCTGCAAAACTGATAGTCAGGGTACAGAAGCATCTGTTATCAGAATTGATAGACTTGGAAAATTCAATGAATTCTTGGAAACATGTGACATAAGCCCTGTAAAGTGTCTAACTGAATCTTTAGAGAAGTCAAGTGAGAGAACAAAAAgaagatatttatcaaaagCTAATACTTGTATAACTGCTCTACTGAACACTATTTGTCCTGATGGTTCTGAGTTCATCAAACATTCTCTTTTTGGAGAGcaagaaaatgacaaaaataaaaccaCAAGCTCTTTGTTGGATGCTATTGTCAGCTCATACATGGTTGCAAACACCTCAACGTTGAGGAGACAGTTATTATCAATAGCAACAAATGATTACAGTTTTGCAGAAGTCAGTGCCAGTATACCAGGATTATCTCACTACAAGTTTTATTCTGCTAAGAAACATGCACAAAATATTGGTTTAGGTGTTCCTGCACAAACATCAAAGATTCCTCgttcaaaaataaatgatggACAGCTTGACCATTTTTTAGACTTCATTACTTCAAACCACTTGATCAAAGATTTACCAATTGGAGAAAAAACATTACAGCTTGCAACTGGAGAACTCATTCAAACACCAAATGTAATCAGAAGTATTGCCCCTGCAACAATCATCAGGCAGTATACACAGCTCTGTGAGGATGAAAACATTCAGCCTTTag GCACAAGTACTATGTACAAGATTTTGACCGACTGCAGTGCTTCAGTCAGACAGTCTATGGAGGGTCTTGGCTACTATATTTCTGAGGGAAGTCGAGCATTTACAGATCTCACAGAAACTGTAGAACAGTTAGATTTAACCTTGGATGAAAAGAAGAAAACACTGGATAATTTGGTGGTAGCAAAGCATTACCTAAAAACAGATTATAAG ctaCATGTAAATACATCATCATCCATAGCAGACCATTGTTGTTCGTATGCTTTGAGTGAAGAAAAAGGACCCTTCTGCCAACAATGTGATAACCATTCGCATACTGATGAATGCCAACGGTGTAGTTTTGTTGATGAAACactatcttttatttcaaagagTGCATTTGAAAGACACTGGGATAATCCTGAAGCTGTGCTCTTTAAG gtTGAAAAAGCTATAGCTGATATCTATGAATGGAAGAGTCATATCCTTCGatcaaaaaatcaagaaaaggCAAGACAAGCTGTTGTGAACTGTCTTGGGGAAAATGAGGCTTTCATGGTAGCTGACTGGGCCATGAAATTTTCACCGCGAAAGTTTAGAAAGGGCAAGACAGATTGGTTTGGAAAGAGAGGCATTAATTGGCACATTACTGTAACTATGTTAAAATCAGAGGGAAGTGTGAAATTTCTTACACATGTGCATATATTTGAACAACCAACCCCTCAAGATGCAGCTACAACTGGAGCTATTCTGGTCGATGTGGTTCAAAATATCTGTCAAAAAGGTCAAGATATGGTCAGATAA